Proteins encoded in a region of the Scyliorhinus torazame isolate Kashiwa2021f chromosome 1, sScyTor2.1, whole genome shotgun sequence genome:
- the LOC140414634 gene encoding uncharacterized protein has protein sequence MEKTGRNKKEKRKFFHLPGKRLATGTQRTESESFDSFRPDLRMKVQSCNFSTLKSSMIRDQMVFGISNDKVHERLLREEELQLENTINICHACKPAAQQISALNLKQFGTNVGEEGSTISIMMQSKKKRGINVGGHFVLVMRQSTWATTMSSICKDMFQVWQTKSLCEAMFFTSNSGPNRISQSGCIEDLFFVDQISTEDTMSPNMQNEVVQLSDEIKANVKVEEDKADGEMEEPKGIPGFWLTAFKNVDLLSDMIQEHDEPILKHLQYLQLKFSDPDQPMSFTLEFMFEPNDYFTNEAATKTYQMESHPDESNFFFLINQKSRDAQGCEIDWKKGKNITLKTIKTKQKYKDRGIGRTVTKTVPNDSFLNFFSPPEVPEHGEQDEGSAARLAADFEIDHFLHEHIIPRAVSYFTGEAAADDDDDCDYDDDDDYFPLVSSCERV, from the exons ATGGAGAAGACGGGACGaaacaagaaagaaaaaagaaaattcttccaccTACCTGGTAAACGACTAGCAACTGGAACTCAACGCACGGAAA GCGAATCCTTTGATAGTTTTCGACCTGACTTGCGAATGAAGGTGCAATCGTGCAATTTTAGCACTTTAAAGTCGTCGATGATCCGCGATCAGATGGTGTTTGGGATATCGAATGACAAGGTACACGAGAGGCTATTGAGGGAAGAAGAGCTTCAACTAGAAAACACTATCAATATTTGTCATGCCTGCAAACCAGCTGCACAACAGATTAGTGCGCTCAATCTCAAGCAGTTTGGCACGAACGTAGGAGAAGAAGGAAGCACCATAAGCATAATGATGCAGTCAAAGAAGAAACGTGGTATCAatgtgggtggccattttgtgctaGTGATGCGGCAATCGACATGGGCCACGACAATGTCCAGCATTTGCAAAGACATGTTCCAAGTGTGGCAGACCAAATCACTTTGCGAGGCAATGTTTTTCACATCCAACAGTGGACCAAACAGAATCAGTCAATCTGGTTGCATTGAAGACCTGTTTTTCGTTGATCAGATTTCGACTGAggacacgatgagtccgaatatgcaAA ATGAAGTGGTGCAGTTATCCGATGAGATAAAAGCAAACGTCAAGGTGGAGGAAGATAAagcagatggagagatggaggagccaaaaggaattccaggattctggttgactgccttcaaaaatgtggatttgctcagtgacatgatacaggagcatgatgagcctatctTAAAGCATTTACAATATTTACAGCTGAAATTTTCAGATCCTGATCAGCcaatgagttttactctggagtttaTGTTTGAGCCAAATGATTATTTTACAAATGAAGCAGCGacaaaaacataccagatggagtcgcATCCTGATGAGTCAAACTTTTTCTTTCTGATTAACCAGAAATCACGGGATGCACAAGGCTGcgagatcgactggaagaaaggaaaaaacatCACATTGAAAACCATTAAAACGAAGCAGAAGTATAAGGATCGGGGCATTGGCCGGACAGTtacaaaaactgtaccaaatgactctttTCTTAATTTTTTTAGTCCTCCTGAAGTTCCGGAGCATGGAGAGCaggatgaaggttctgcagcaaggctcgctgctgactttgaaattgaccacttcttgcatgaacacataattccacgaGCAGTGTCATACTTCACAGGAGAAGCTGCAGCAGACGATGATGATGAttgtgattacgatgatgatgatgattactttcctcttgtttcctcttgtgagagagtcTAG